In one window of Methanosarcina vacuolata Z-761 DNA:
- the nifU gene encoding Fe-S cluster assembly scaffold protein NifU yields the protein MYNKKVMDHFMNPRNVGEIEDAGGIGEAGNPHGDHMKIFLKIRDDRVEDAKFKTFGCAAAIASSSMATELIKGKTLKEAWGLTNEAVAEALEGLPPGKLECSVLSREAIHSAINEYRKKQGLEALPEQT from the coding sequence GTGTACAATAAAAAGGTCATGGACCATTTCATGAACCCAAGAAACGTAGGGGAAATTGAGGACGCTGGCGGGATCGGAGAAGCTGGAAATCCACATGGGGACCACATGAAGATTTTCCTGAAAATTCGGGACGACCGAGTTGAAGATGCGAAGTTTAAGACTTTCGGGTGTGCAGCAGCAATTGCGTCCAGCAGCATGGCAACCGAATTGATTAAAGGCAAAACCCTCAAAGAAGCCTGGGGGCTTACAAACGAGGCCGTTGCTGAGGCTCTCGAAGGCCTGCCTCCGGGCAAGCTGGAGTGTTCGGTTCTTTCCAGAGAAGCAATCCACAGTGCGATAAATGAATACCGAAAAAAGCAGGGGCTTGAGGCCCTTCCTGAACAGACCTGA
- the nifS gene encoding cysteine desulfurase NifS has product MGEKRFVYMDHAATTFTKPEVFEAMLPFLKEHFGNPSSLYSIGREGREAIEAAREQLARALGASPEEIYFTSGGTESDNWAIKGTAFARKKKGKHIITTPIEHHAVLYPCKYLETQGFDVTYLPVDSCGLVDPAEVEAAIRDDTILISVMYANNEIGTIEPIHKIGEIAREYEIPFHTDAVQVIGKIPLEMEKKEKNVDMLSLSSHKFYGPKGIGALYLREGTEIDNYMHGGGQERKKRAGTENVSGIVGLGKAIGLATGNIEKHNEKMKRLRDRLLAGVLNISDCRLNGHPEKRLPDNLNFSFEYIEGESLLLMLDEMGICSSTGSACSSGSPEPSHVLRAIGLPPEIAQGSLRLSLGDDNSEEDIDYVLEVLPETVEKLRAMSPFYKPENACKK; this is encoded by the coding sequence ATGGGAGAAAAGCGCTTTGTCTACATGGACCACGCAGCTACCACTTTCACAAAGCCTGAAGTGTTTGAAGCTATGCTGCCTTTTTTAAAAGAACATTTTGGAAACCCTTCTTCCCTGTATTCAATAGGGAGAGAAGGTAGAGAGGCGATAGAGGCCGCCCGTGAACAGCTTGCAAGGGCTCTGGGAGCTAGTCCTGAGGAAATATATTTCACCTCCGGAGGAACCGAGTCCGATAACTGGGCTATCAAGGGAACGGCTTTTGCCAGGAAAAAGAAAGGAAAACATATCATTACCACACCAATTGAACATCATGCAGTGCTCTATCCCTGTAAGTACCTGGAGACTCAGGGCTTTGATGTGACTTACCTGCCTGTAGACAGTTGTGGGCTTGTAGACCCTGCAGAGGTTGAAGCTGCAATTAGAGATGATACTATCCTTATCTCGGTGATGTATGCGAATAATGAAATCGGGACAATAGAGCCTATTCATAAGATAGGCGAGATCGCAAGAGAATATGAGATTCCTTTCCATACTGATGCCGTTCAGGTAATTGGTAAAATTCCCCTTGAGATGGAAAAGAAAGAAAAGAATGTTGACATGCTTTCTCTTTCTTCTCATAAGTTCTATGGGCCCAAAGGAATAGGAGCGCTCTATTTGCGAGAAGGGACAGAAATCGACAACTATATGCACGGGGGCGGCCAGGAGCGCAAAAAGCGAGCAGGAACCGAGAATGTATCAGGTATTGTAGGATTGGGAAAAGCAATAGGACTTGCAACAGGAAATATAGAAAAGCATAATGAGAAAATGAAGAGACTGAGAGACCGCCTCCTTGCAGGAGTCCTGAATATTTCGGACTGCAGGCTTAACGGACATCCGGAAAAACGTCTTCCGGACAATCTGAATTTCAGTTTTGAATACATCGAAGGCGAATCTCTTCTTCTCATGCTTGACGAGATGGGGATCTGCAGTTCTACAGGGAGTGCCTGTTCCTCAGGTTCTCCTGAGCCTTCGCATGTGCTCAGAGCAATAGGACTGCCTCCGGAGATAGCCCAGGGTTCCCTTCGCCTGTCCCTTGGAGATGATAATTCCGAAGAAGACATTGATTATGTACTTGAGGTCCTGCCTGAGACCGTTGAAAAGCTCAGGGCTATGTCTCCATTCTATAAACCTGAAAACGCGTGTAAAAAATAA